A single window of Anaerocolumna chitinilytica DNA harbors:
- a CDS encoding ABC transporter ATP-binding protein: MNEKKHILEVKNLKVSYHTYAGEVKSVRGVSFYLDKGEALAIVGESGCGKSVTAKAIMGLIKGPQGEIKDGSEILYNGSNILKYNKSKWKEYKGGECAIIFQDALAALNPTMIVGKQIAENLMVHKQMSKQEAAKEAVEMLRLVGIPEPEKRVEQYPHEFSGGMRQRVMIAIAFACDPNLLICDEPTTALDVTIQGQILDIIKDLQKKREVSVIMITHDLGVVANIAQRIAVMYSGMIVESGSAKDIFYTPKHPYTWALIQSVPRLDLENKQTLMSIPGTPPDLLDPPVGCPFSTRCSYCMQICREAMPEATEFEDGHQAACWLHHPMAPKVDMPDFRGGK; the protein is encoded by the coding sequence ATGAACGAGAAGAAGCATATTCTGGAAGTAAAGAATCTGAAGGTTTCTTACCATACCTATGCCGGGGAAGTAAAATCCGTGAGGGGGGTATCTTTTTATCTGGATAAAGGTGAAGCTCTTGCCATTGTGGGGGAATCCGGCTGCGGAAAATCTGTGACGGCGAAAGCCATTATGGGATTAATAAAAGGCCCTCAGGGTGAAATCAAAGATGGCAGTGAAATACTGTATAATGGAAGCAATATATTAAAATATAATAAAAGCAAATGGAAAGAATATAAGGGCGGAGAATGTGCCATTATTTTTCAGGATGCCCTTGCCGCATTAAATCCGACTATGATAGTTGGTAAGCAGATTGCGGAAAACCTTATGGTCCACAAACAGATGAGTAAGCAGGAGGCTGCAAAAGAAGCCGTGGAAATGCTTCGCCTGGTAGGAATTCCTGAACCGGAGAAGAGGGTAGAACAGTACCCCCATGAATTCTCAGGCGGTATGCGCCAGAGGGTTATGATTGCAATTGCATTCGCCTGTGATCCGAATCTGCTTATCTGCGACGAGCCTACCACAGCCCTTGATGTAACCATCCAGGGTCAAATTCTGGATATTATCAAGGACTTACAGAAAAAGCGCGAAGTTTCCGTTATCATGATTACTCATGATCTTGGTGTTGTTGCTAATATTGCCCAGAGAATTGCAGTAATGTACTCCGGTATGATTGTGGAAAGCGGAAGTGCAAAGGATATATTCTATACTCCAAAACACCCTTATACCTGGGCTTTGATTCAGTCCGTTCCAAGACTTGATTTGGAAAATAAACAGACACTCATGTCCATACCCGGAACTCCGCCGGATCTTTTAGACCCACCGGTGGGATGCCCTTTCTCTACAAGATGCAGTTATTGTATGCAGATTTGCAGAGAAGCTATGCCGGAAGCCACAGAGTTTGAAGACGGTCACCAGGCAGCCTGCTGGCTGCATCATCCCATGGCACCCAAAGTAGATATGCCTGATTTTAGAGGAGGAAAATAA
- a CDS encoding flavodoxin family protein gives MNIKVFYHSTTGNTEKLARVIADVMQVEAEKIEKHNSDSFSEPVDLLFIGDGVYFGKPNKKTSSFIATLDPKVVKNVAVFASYGGQKTIGNDISKLLQAKGIRVISEPFICKGQSWLVLNRNHPNSSELKKAREYASNIYSKVNRTV, from the coding sequence ATGAATATCAAGGTGTTTTATCATTCGACAACCGGAAATACAGAAAAACTTGCCCGTGTTATCGCAGATGTAATGCAAGTGGAAGCTGAGAAGATAGAAAAGCATAATAGTGATTCTTTCTCAGAACCCGTCGATCTATTATTTATTGGAGATGGAGTCTATTTTGGTAAGCCAAACAAGAAGACCAGCTCATTTATTGCTACATTAGACCCCAAGGTTGTAAAGAATGTGGCTGTCTTTGCCAGCTATGGTGGGCAGAAGACCATTGGAAATGATATAAGTAAGCTTTTACAGGCAAAAGGGATTAGGGTCATAAGTGAGCCTTTTATCTGTAAGGGGCAGTCTTGGCTTGTACTTAACCGAAATCATCCAAATTCCAGTGAATTGAAGAAAGCCCGGGAATATGCCAGCAACATATATTCCAAGGTAAATAGAACAGTGTAG
- a CDS encoding MarR family winged helix-turn-helix transcriptional regulator codes for MNTIGQVNAAIYRNMQMLISSRLSELNIKNGQYDFFFVISLNEGISQKQLSEHLHIGKSTTAKAVKNLVSKGYVVKHKDKKDVRVDHLYLTELGRKEAPTVAKIFQENLDVASKGLSDEESEQLLFLMNKVLNNLIIENATLSGRDIEIE; via the coding sequence ATGAATACTATAGGTCAAGTCAATGCAGCAATATATCGTAATATGCAGATGCTGATAAGCAGCAGACTCTCAGAGTTAAACATCAAGAACGGACAGTATGATTTCTTCTTTGTAATATCGTTAAATGAAGGGATTTCTCAAAAGCAGCTGAGTGAACATCTGCATATCGGGAAATCCACCACCGCTAAAGCTGTTAAGAACCTGGTCAGTAAAGGATATGTTGTAAAGCATAAGGATAAGAAGGATGTTCGGGTTGACCATCTATATCTGACAGAACTTGGACGAAAAGAAGCACCAACTGTTGCGAAAATATTTCAGGAGAATCTGGACGTAGCTTCAAAGGGTTTATCCGATGAAGAATCAGAGCAGCTTTTGTTTCTTATGAACAAAGTGCTTAATAACCTGATTATTGAAAATGCAACGCTATCAGGGAGGGATATTGAAATTGAATAA
- a CDS encoding ABC transporter ATP-binding protein — translation MEEKEIVLSVQHLKKYFSVGKGEVLKAVDDVSFDIYKGETLGMVGESGCGKTTCGRTCIGLYDKTDGQVLYKGKDVHGLTGKERFEFKRQVQMVFQDPYGSLDPRMTVSDIIGEGIDIHHLAANKKERQNMIYDYLEMVGLNREHANRFVHEFSGGQRQRIGIARALVVQPEFMVLDEPISALDVSIQAQIVNLLVELQKKMGFTYLFVAHDLSMVKHISDRVAVLYLGTLVELTSSKQLYSDPRHPYTQALLSAIPIADPEIEQERDKSKIKLEGEVPSPINTKPGCKFRSRCKYAMPICEKEMPALKDVGDHHYVACHYCEMTED, via the coding sequence ATGGAAGAAAAGGAAATCGTCCTTTCTGTACAACATTTGAAGAAGTATTTTTCTGTGGGAAAGGGAGAAGTGTTAAAAGCCGTTGATGATGTCTCCTTTGATATATATAAAGGTGAAACCCTGGGAATGGTAGGTGAATCCGGATGCGGTAAAACCACCTGCGGACGCACCTGTATCGGATTGTATGATAAAACAGACGGGCAAGTGCTCTATAAGGGTAAGGATGTCCATGGATTAACGGGTAAGGAGCGTTTTGAATTTAAGAGACAGGTGCAGATGGTATTTCAAGACCCGTATGGTTCACTGGACCCTCGAATGACAGTCTCGGATATCATCGGCGAAGGAATTGACATACATCATCTTGCTGCAAATAAAAAGGAACGGCAGAATATGATTTATGATTACCTGGAAATGGTAGGCTTGAACCGTGAACATGCCAACCGCTTCGTCCATGAGTTTTCAGGCGGACAAAGGCAAAGAATCGGAATTGCCAGGGCATTGGTAGTACAGCCGGAATTTATGGTCCTTGATGAGCCGATTTCTGCTCTGGATGTTTCTATTCAGGCGCAGATTGTAAATCTCCTGGTGGAGCTTCAGAAGAAAATGGGTTTTACTTACCTCTTTGTAGCTCATGATTTATCGATGGTAAAGCATATATCCGACCGTGTAGCTGTGTTGTATCTTGGTACTTTAGTAGAACTTACGAGTTCTAAACAGCTGTATTCAGACCCAAGGCATCCTTATACCCAGGCATTGCTGTCGGCTATTCCTATTGCAGACCCTGAAATAGAACAAGAGAGGGATAAGAGCAAGATCAAATTGGAAGGTGAAGTTCCAAGTCCTATTAATACAAAACCAGGCTGCAAATTCCGGAGCAGATGCAAATATGCAATGCCCATTTGTGAAAAAGAAATGCCGGCGCTAAAGGATGTTGGAGATCACCATTATGTTGCTTGCCACTATTGTGAGATGACAGAGGATTAG
- a CDS encoding MFS transporter, giving the protein MNKTKFWTRNFVLITLVNFFMFFAFQLFPSALPPYLKSLGAPDSILGLLQGVITIATLLVRPFAGLALDRYGRKGLFIAGLIGMMLSTAAYRFFPVVAIIFVIRFTHGMVWGLSNTACSTVASDSIEKERFAEGMGYFSLASSIAMAIAPAIALSLGMKKNVLLALAFLIVSLLLAFLIKYQKVPHTQGLVKKKVAPYAKESILPSSIMFLIMITYGSIMTFLALYGAEKSIKGVGLFFTVYAVSMLITRPYLGRLVDRKGFGAGIWPGVILIPIALLILSVSSSLLAFLVCAVFYGIGIGAAQSSLQTMAIVKVPKDRTGAANATFFTGFDGGIGVGAVLAGFISAITGHSGMFAFMAVFPILAGVLYYVLLKYKKL; this is encoded by the coding sequence TTGAATAAGACAAAATTTTGGACAAGAAACTTTGTATTAATTACACTTGTGAATTTTTTTATGTTCTTTGCCTTCCAACTGTTTCCCTCAGCCCTGCCGCCTTATCTAAAATCTCTTGGAGCACCTGATAGCATATTAGGGCTGCTGCAGGGGGTAATAACAATTGCAACTTTACTTGTCCGTCCTTTTGCGGGACTAGCTCTTGACCGATATGGGCGGAAAGGATTATTTATTGCAGGGCTGATTGGTATGATGCTCTCAACGGCAGCTTACCGATTCTTTCCTGTGGTAGCTATTATCTTTGTGATTCGCTTTACCCACGGAATGGTCTGGGGACTATCAAATACTGCTTGCAGTACAGTAGCTTCTGATAGTATTGAAAAAGAACGTTTTGCAGAAGGTATGGGATATTTCAGCCTAGCCAGCAGTATCGCTATGGCAATAGCGCCGGCTATAGCCCTTTCACTTGGTATGAAAAAAAATGTCTTACTGGCTTTAGCCTTTCTAATAGTAAGTCTTTTGCTGGCGTTTCTAATCAAATACCAAAAAGTACCGCATACACAGGGATTAGTGAAAAAGAAGGTGGCTCCTTATGCAAAAGAATCTATTCTGCCATCCTCTATAATGTTTCTTATAATGATTACTTATGGTTCTATTATGACCTTTTTAGCACTATATGGTGCAGAAAAATCTATCAAAGGTGTTGGTCTGTTCTTCACAGTGTATGCCGTGAGTATGCTGATAACCCGTCCCTATTTAGGAAGGTTAGTTGACCGGAAAGGTTTTGGTGCCGGGATATGGCCGGGAGTTATATTAATTCCCATTGCTTTGCTCATACTTTCAGTTAGCAGCAGTCTCTTGGCTTTTCTGGTATGTGCAGTATTTTATGGAATTGGTATAGGAGCAGCACAGTCCAGCTTACAGACAATGGCTATCGTTAAGGTGCCAAAGGACAGAACCGGGGCTGCCAATGCCACCTTCTTTACCGGGTTCGACGGAGGAATAGGAGTAGGAGCAGTTTTAGCAGGATTTATATCCGCAATAACTGGGCATAGCGGTATGTTCGCATTTATGGCAGTATTTCCGATACTTGCAGGAGTTCTTTATTATGTTTTATTAAAATATAAAAAACTATAG
- a CDS encoding LysE family transporter yields MDLILSYLPYAIITAYTPGPNNILVLNAVSRKGIRKGKMTLLGVAAGFFLVMIISAAACLELSRIMPKLAVIMKYIGAVYILWLAIHILLSKGMNDSDGRKSDFWASFGLQFINVKIILYAITIYTGYILPYSNSKVLLSASVVCNTLIGISGCITWAFAGHLLQNQYTKHYRMLNVLMAAVLVWCAFHLIV; encoded by the coding sequence ATGGACTTAATTTTAAGCTATTTACCCTATGCTATTATAACGGCCTATACCCCGGGACCCAATAATATCCTGGTTCTGAATGCAGTTAGCAGAAAGGGAATCCGAAAGGGTAAGATGACACTGCTTGGTGTTGCTGCCGGCTTTTTTCTTGTAATGATTATCAGTGCAGCCGCTTGTCTGGAACTGTCCAGGATAATGCCGAAGTTAGCTGTGATTATGAAATATATCGGAGCTGTATATATCCTATGGCTTGCAATCCATATCCTCTTAAGTAAAGGAATGAATGATTCGGATGGACGAAAAAGTGACTTCTGGGCAAGTTTTGGGCTGCAGTTTATTAATGTGAAGATTATTTTATATGCTATAACCATTTATACCGGGTATATCCTTCCCTATTCGAATTCTAAAGTATTGCTGAGTGCCAGTGTGGTCTGTAATACGTTAATAGGGATCTCAGGCTGTATTACCTGGGCATTTGCTGGACATCTGCTGCAAAATCAATATACCAAACATTATCGGATGCTGAATGTCTTGATGGCAGCCGTTTTGGTCTGGTGTGCTTTCCATCTAATAGTATAA
- a CDS encoding LysR family transcriptional regulator — protein MELKYLHTFKTIVSEGNFTKAAEKLNYTQSTITFQMKQLERELSIKIFEKIGRNMILTKAGQELIPHVEEVLNSMTRLSCFSDNLYDLKGGLQIEMGETLLCYKMAPVLKELHQLAPQAKLYLKSTNCYEILEKIRTGKTDLGVFYLNVCDSEEFLQTYPIGEYTMDLVASPRIKERFPDFITPNQNFNLPFIIDEPDCIFRQIFEEYLKSRSITLDHTIELWSIPTIKNLVKNDVGISYLPSFTVEEELKNGELCKIKTAIDSRKLTAVCAHHKNKWVSPLMKLFIQLATNGA, from the coding sequence ATGGAACTCAAATATCTACATACCTTTAAAACCATCGTTTCTGAAGGCAATTTTACGAAAGCTGCTGAAAAATTAAATTATACCCAGTCAACCATAACCTTTCAGATGAAGCAGCTGGAACGGGAACTTTCTATAAAGATATTTGAAAAAATAGGAAGAAATATGATCCTGACAAAAGCCGGTCAGGAATTAATTCCCCATGTTGAGGAAGTTCTAAACTCTATGACTAGGTTATCCTGCTTTAGTGACAACCTATATGACTTAAAGGGGGGATTACAAATAGAAATGGGGGAAACATTACTCTGTTATAAAATGGCTCCCGTACTGAAAGAACTGCACCAGCTTGCCCCGCAGGCAAAACTGTATCTGAAATCAACGAACTGCTATGAAATATTAGAAAAAATAAGAACAGGAAAAACAGACCTGGGTGTCTTCTATCTAAATGTATGTGATTCCGAAGAATTTCTTCAGACCTACCCTATAGGTGAGTACACAATGGATTTAGTCGCTTCTCCCAGGATCAAAGAGAGATTCCCTGATTTCATTACCCCAAACCAGAATTTTAATCTGCCCTTTATTATAGACGAACCTGACTGTATTTTTCGGCAAATCTTTGAGGAATATCTGAAATCCCGAAGTATTACGCTGGATCATACCATTGAATTATGGAGTATTCCAACTATCAAAAATCTTGTTAAAAATGATGTTGGTATCTCTTATTTACCTTCTTTTACCGTTGAAGAGGAGTTAAAAAATGGCGAATTATGCAAAATCAAAACCGCCATTGATTCCCGTAAATTAACAGCGGTTTGCGCTCATCACAAGAATAAATGGGTTAGTCCTCTTATGAAACTTTTTATTCAACTGGCTACTAACGGAGCATAA